The proteins below come from a single Strix uralensis isolate ZFMK-TIS-50842 chromosome 8, bStrUra1, whole genome shotgun sequence genomic window:
- the ZNF644 gene encoding zinc finger protein 644 isoform X1: MDDLEINAEVTGAKEEEEILCDDNFISEEEGGIPKPQESDTSFQKNNTLTLPEELSRDRSEKALSGGQTSLFIHTGAPTVSSENFILSRGTAVNGPVSHSTSTKTSIMNKGSVSLTTGQPVGHHTDSCSTLTVVHDLQLPAKSATQKSNQHQVLFLLPDVAHAKNLTHSIKNLPTSASIGCDSQKSVGNSVDSTLVGQVEVCEDDKNLLVKDDCVDTLTGISSGTGGFRSGCDPSWDPQKEFIQFLMTNEETIEKSPIHCKVGLEKKRKRKMDVSKITRYTEDCFGDTSCIPSKSKLLNVDFLEQNEELQIVEPQKYSLSKVKPESTDEELEAVDAIQQLIYSPTSNCAEDTSPVHTSTFLSNTLKNKCEQNDSESPSTFSTDEPSFYPCTKCNVNFREKKHLHRHMMYHLDGNSHFRHLNVPRPYACRECGRTFRDRNSLLKHMIIHQERRQKLMEEIRELKELQDEGRSARLQCPQCVFGTNCPKTFVQHAKTHEKDKRYYCCEECNFMAVTENELECHRGIAHGAVVKCSIIGSDMSQRKTQKKASLKDPYLGSSKKSSTYMCKMCPFTTSARSILKKHMEYLHPASCIDPFGSHLRLEKRKGSIIEESLDFGSRTKQLIKQSSTFPKNSVLKQDVKRSFGSTSQSSNFAKLHKRPYRIQKARKSVSQSSVSVCNLNSTNKTFLIRNSIEQKPKCFHQAAKQKASVKTSGNYLYRHKYESYRMIKKSSDSYPLHLKKEESNSVSSLHLFSSSSSARNNCFVMDSNNLDCKRAKGCKDRRHVAVKRVVKESKREGSVTDDLDCYPDFLHKMTVVVLQKLNSAEKKDSYETEDESSWDNVELCDYTTQSVEDETYSDINQEHVNLFPIFKGKMEDHEAGDKSSLSYEQNDGFYFEYYEDAEGSNFLHDLHDPQNLENVGSALPKHNSVFHWTDLSLEKKSCPYCPATFETGVGLSNHVRGHLHRAGLSYEARHVVSPEQIATSDKMQHFKRTGTGTPVKRVRKAIEKSETSSEHTCQLCGGWFDTKIGLSNHVRGHLKRLGKTKWDAHKSPICVLNEMMQNEEKYEKILKALNSRRIIPRPFVAQKFASNDDFLSQNVIPLEAYHNGLKTEDTSVSASEEEGLSFLNECDETKAVLHDEKKNPSLTLIELLKNKRLGEERNPDISPQKIHNQTARKRFVQKCVLPLNEDSPLMYQPQKMDLTMQSALDCKQKKSRSRSGSKKKMLPLPHSADEVYILRCRFCGLVFRGPLSVQEDWIKHLQRHIVNANLPRTGAGMVEVTSLLKKPASITETSFSLLMAEAAS; the protein is encoded by the exons ATGGATGATTTAGAGATAAATGCTGAAGTCACTGGTgctaaagaagaagaagaaatcctATGTGATGATAATTTCATATCTGAGGAAGAGGGTGGCATTCCTAAACCACAAGAGAGTGACACATCATTTCAGAAGAACAATACGTTGACTCTGCCTGAGGAGCTGTCAAGGGACAGATCTGAAAAAGCCTTAAGTGGAGGCCAGACTTCTCTATTTATACACACTGGTGCTCCTACTGTTTCTAGCGAAAACTTTATCTTATCTAGAGGAACTGCTGTTAATGGACCAGTTTCACACTCCACCTCAACTAAGACTTCCATTATGAATAAAGGCAGTGTTTCATTAACCACTGGACAGCCTGTAGGTCATCACACAGATTCCTGCTCAACTTTGACAGTGGTTCATGATCTTCAGCTGCCTGCAAAGAGTGCAACACAGAAATCAAATCAGCaccaagttttatttttgttacctgATGTAGCACATGCTAAGAACCTGACTCATTCCATTAAAAATCTACCTACCTCTGCTTCAATTGGTTGTGATTCACAGAAATCAGTAGGAAATAGTGTAGATAGCACTTTAGTAGGCCAAGTAGAAGTTTGTGAGGATGATAAAAATTTACTAGTAAAAGATGATTGTGTCGATACATTAACAGGCATTTCCTCAGGTACAGGTGGTTTCAGATCGGGATGTGATCCCAGCTGGGATCCACAAAAAGAGTTTATACAGTTTCTTATGACAAATGAAGAAACAATAGAGAAGTCTCCCATTCACTGTAAAGTAGGCTTAGAAAAAAAGcgaaaaaggaaaatggatgtTAGTAAAATAACACGCTATACTGAAGACTGTTTTGGTGATACCAGTTGTATTCCTAGTAAATCAAAACTATTAAACGTTGACTTCTTAGAGCAGAATGAGGAGCTACAAATAGTAGAACCACAAAAATATTCATTGAGTAAAGTAAAGCCTGAATCCACAGATGAAGAGCTGGAAGCTGTTGATGCTATCCAGCAGCTCATTTATAGTCCTACTAGTAACTGTGCAGAAGATACTTCTCCTGTTCACACTAGCACTTTTCTTtccaatactttaaaaaataaatgtgaacagAATGATTCTGAATCTCCATCTACTTTCAGTACTGATGAACCATCATTTTATCCCTGTACAAAGTGCAATGTGAATTTTAGGGAGAAGAAACATCTGCATAGGCATATGATGTACCATTTAGATGGGAACAGTCATTTCCGACATCTCAATGTCCCCAGGCCCTATGCATGTAGGGAATGTGGAAGGACATTCCGAGATCGTAATTCACTTCTTAAACATATGATAATTCACCAGGAAAGAAGGCAGAAACTGATGGAAGAAATCCGTGAGCTGAAAGAACTTCAGGATGAGGGTAGGAGTGCACGGTTACAGTGCCCACAGTGTGTATTTGGTACCAATTGTCCCAAAACATTTGTGCAGCATGCAAAGACCcatgaaaaagataaaagatattATTGCTGTGAGGAATGCAATTTCATGGCTGTGACAGAAAATGAACTGGAATGCCATCGAGGGATTGCTCATGGAGCAGTAGTCAAATGTTCAATTATCGGTAGTGACATGTCccagaggaaaacacagaaaaaggcaTCCTTGAAAGACCCATATTTAGGATCCTCAAAAAAGTCATCGACGTATATGTGTAAGATGTGTCCATTTACTACTTCAGctagaagcattttaaaaaaacacatggaATATTTGCACCCAGCATCATGCATTGATCCCTTTGGTAGCCATCTTagactagaaaaaagaaaaggcagcataATAGAAGAATCTTTAGATTTTGGTAGCAGGACAAAACAGTTGATCAAACAATCTTCTACTTTTCCAAAGAACTCTGTTTTAAAACAGGATGTAAAAAGATCATTTGGCTCTACTTCACAGTCCAGTAACTTCGCAAAACTTCACAAGAGACCCTACAGGATACAGAAGGCTCGGAAAAGCGTTTCACAGTCATCTGTAAGTGTGTGCAATCTAAATTCTACAAACAAGACCTTTTTGATTAGAAATAGCATTGAGCAGAAACCTAAATGTTTTCATcaagcagcaaagcagaaagctAGTGTGAAAACAAGCGGTAATTATTTATATAGACACAAATATGAAAGCTACAGGATGATTAAAAAATCTAGTGACTCTTAccctttgcatttaaaaaaggaagagtcCAACTCTGTCAgttctttacatttattttcttcatcaagTAGTGCCCGTAATAATTGTTTTGTCATGGATTCAAATAATCTTGATTGCAAAAGGGCAAAAGGCTGTAAAGATCGTAGGCATGTAGCTGTAAAAAGAGTGGTTAAAGAATCCAAGAGGGAAGGCTCTGTTACAGATGATTTGGATTGCTATCCAGATTTTCTGCATAAAATGACTGTTGTTGTTTTACAGAAACTtaactctgctgaaaaaaaagacagctaTGAAACGGAGGATGAAAGTTCATGGGACAATGTTGAACTATGTGATTACACTACACAGTCTGTGGAGGATGAAACTTACAGTGATATTAATCAGGAGCATGTAAACCTATTCCCCATATTCAAAGGTAAAATGGAAGATCATGAAGCTGGTGATAAATCTTCGCTTAGTTATGAGCAGAATGATGGCTTTTATTTCGAGTATTATGAAGATGCTGAGGGTAGTAACTTCCTGCATGATTTGCATGATCCTCAGAATTTAGAAAATGTGGGATCAGCATTGCCAAAGCATAATTCAGTTTTCCATTGGACTGATTTGTCGCTTGAAAAGAAGTCCTGTCCGTACTGTCCAGCAACCTTTGAAACAGGTGTTGGATTGTCCAATCATGTCAGAGGACATCTTCACAGAGCTGGACTAAGCTATGAAGCCCGTCATGTTGTTTCACCAGAACAGATAGCTACAAGTGacaaaatgcagcattttaaaagaactggAACAGGAACTCCTGTTAAACGTGTTAGAAAAG caATTGAGAAATCTGAGACTTCCTCTGAGCATACATGTCAGCTCTGTGGAGGCTGGTTCGATACTAAAATTGGATTGTCTAATCATGTGCGAGGACACCTGAAGAGGCTTGGCAAAACCAAGTGGGATGCACACAAGTCTCCGATCTGTGTTCTGAATGAGATGATGCAAAATGAAGAGAAGTATGAAAAAATCCTAAAGGCTTTGAACAGTCGCCGCATTATTCCCAGACCGTTTGTTGCTCAGAAATTTGCATCAAATGATGACTTTTTATCTCAGAATGTTATACCTCTTGAAGCATACCATAATGGCCTAAAGACTGAAGATACATCTGTGTCTGCATCGGAGGAAGAAGGGCTGAGTTTCCTAAATGAATGTGATGAAACAAAAGCAGTACtacatgatgaaaaaaaaaatccgtcACTTACACTGATAGAACTCCTGAAAAATAAGAGGTTAGGAGAAGAAAGGAATCCTGATATTTCTCCTCAAAAGATTCATAATCAAACAGCAAGAAAGAGGTTTGTTCAGAAATGTGTTCTTCCATTAAATGAAGACAGTCCATTGATGTATCAGCCACAAAAAATGGACTTGACTATGCAGTCAG
- the ZNF644 gene encoding zinc finger protein 644 isoform X3: protein MDDLEINAEVTGAKEEEEILCDDNFISEEEGGIPKPQESDTSFQKNNTLTLPEELSRDRSEKALSGGQTSLFIHTGAPTVSSENFILSRGTAVNGPVSHSTSTKTSIMNKGSVSLTTGQPVGHHTDSCSTLTVVHDLQLPAKSATQKSNQHQVLFLLPDVAHAKNLTHSIKNLPTSASIGCDSQKSVGNSVDSTLVGQVEVCEDDKNLLVKDDCVDTLTGISSGTGGFRSGCDPSWDPQKEFIQFLMTNEETIEKSPIHCKVGLEKKRKRKMDVSKITRYTEDCFGDTSCIPSKSKLLNVDFLEQNEELQIVEPQKYSLSKVKPESTDEELEAVDAIQQLIYSPTSNCAEDTSPVHTSTFLSNTLKNKCEQNDSESPSTFSTDEPSFYPCTKCNVNFREKKHLHRHMMYHLDGNSHFRHLNVPRPYACRECGRTFRDRNSLLKHMIIHQERRQKLMEEIRELKELQDEGRSARLQCPQCVFGTNCPKTFVQHAKTHEKDKRYYCCEECNFMAVTENELECHRGIAHGAVVKCSIIGSDMSQRKTQKKASLKDPYLGSSKKSSTYMCKMCPFTTSARSILKKHMEYLHPASCIDPFGSHLRLEKRKGSIIEESLDFGSRTKQLIKQSSTFPKNSVLKQDVKRSFGSTSQSSNFAKLHKRPYRIQKARKSVSQSSKLNSAEKKDSYETEDESSWDNVELCDYTTQSVEDETYSDINQEHVNLFPIFKGKMEDHEAGDKSSLSYEQNDGFYFEYYEDAEGSNFLHDLHDPQNLENVGSALPKHNSVFHWTDLSLEKKSCPYCPATFETGVGLSNHVRGHLHRAGLSYEARHVVSPEQIATSDKMQHFKRTGTGTPVKRVRKAIEKSETSSEHTCQLCGGWFDTKIGLSNHVRGHLKRLGKTKWDAHKSPICVLNEMMQNEEKYEKILKALNSRRIIPRPFVAQKFASNDDFLSQNVIPLEAYHNGLKTEDTSVSASEEEGLSFLNECDETKAVLHDEKKNPSLTLIELLKNKRLGEERNPDISPQKIHNQTARKRFVQKCVLPLNEDSPLMYQPQKMDLTMQSGMPVKLRTCVHCNTTFTSAVSLSNHLRAYARKKSAGLLTGTVER, encoded by the exons ATGGATGATTTAGAGATAAATGCTGAAGTCACTGGTgctaaagaagaagaagaaatcctATGTGATGATAATTTCATATCTGAGGAAGAGGGTGGCATTCCTAAACCACAAGAGAGTGACACATCATTTCAGAAGAACAATACGTTGACTCTGCCTGAGGAGCTGTCAAGGGACAGATCTGAAAAAGCCTTAAGTGGAGGCCAGACTTCTCTATTTATACACACTGGTGCTCCTACTGTTTCTAGCGAAAACTTTATCTTATCTAGAGGAACTGCTGTTAATGGACCAGTTTCACACTCCACCTCAACTAAGACTTCCATTATGAATAAAGGCAGTGTTTCATTAACCACTGGACAGCCTGTAGGTCATCACACAGATTCCTGCTCAACTTTGACAGTGGTTCATGATCTTCAGCTGCCTGCAAAGAGTGCAACACAGAAATCAAATCAGCaccaagttttatttttgttacctgATGTAGCACATGCTAAGAACCTGACTCATTCCATTAAAAATCTACCTACCTCTGCTTCAATTGGTTGTGATTCACAGAAATCAGTAGGAAATAGTGTAGATAGCACTTTAGTAGGCCAAGTAGAAGTTTGTGAGGATGATAAAAATTTACTAGTAAAAGATGATTGTGTCGATACATTAACAGGCATTTCCTCAGGTACAGGTGGTTTCAGATCGGGATGTGATCCCAGCTGGGATCCACAAAAAGAGTTTATACAGTTTCTTATGACAAATGAAGAAACAATAGAGAAGTCTCCCATTCACTGTAAAGTAGGCTTAGAAAAAAAGcgaaaaaggaaaatggatgtTAGTAAAATAACACGCTATACTGAAGACTGTTTTGGTGATACCAGTTGTATTCCTAGTAAATCAAAACTATTAAACGTTGACTTCTTAGAGCAGAATGAGGAGCTACAAATAGTAGAACCACAAAAATATTCATTGAGTAAAGTAAAGCCTGAATCCACAGATGAAGAGCTGGAAGCTGTTGATGCTATCCAGCAGCTCATTTATAGTCCTACTAGTAACTGTGCAGAAGATACTTCTCCTGTTCACACTAGCACTTTTCTTtccaatactttaaaaaataaatgtgaacagAATGATTCTGAATCTCCATCTACTTTCAGTACTGATGAACCATCATTTTATCCCTGTACAAAGTGCAATGTGAATTTTAGGGAGAAGAAACATCTGCATAGGCATATGATGTACCATTTAGATGGGAACAGTCATTTCCGACATCTCAATGTCCCCAGGCCCTATGCATGTAGGGAATGTGGAAGGACATTCCGAGATCGTAATTCACTTCTTAAACATATGATAATTCACCAGGAAAGAAGGCAGAAACTGATGGAAGAAATCCGTGAGCTGAAAGAACTTCAGGATGAGGGTAGGAGTGCACGGTTACAGTGCCCACAGTGTGTATTTGGTACCAATTGTCCCAAAACATTTGTGCAGCATGCAAAGACCcatgaaaaagataaaagatattATTGCTGTGAGGAATGCAATTTCATGGCTGTGACAGAAAATGAACTGGAATGCCATCGAGGGATTGCTCATGGAGCAGTAGTCAAATGTTCAATTATCGGTAGTGACATGTCccagaggaaaacacagaaaaaggcaTCCTTGAAAGACCCATATTTAGGATCCTCAAAAAAGTCATCGACGTATATGTGTAAGATGTGTCCATTTACTACTTCAGctagaagcattttaaaaaaacacatggaATATTTGCACCCAGCATCATGCATTGATCCCTTTGGTAGCCATCTTagactagaaaaaagaaaaggcagcataATAGAAGAATCTTTAGATTTTGGTAGCAGGACAAAACAGTTGATCAAACAATCTTCTACTTTTCCAAAGAACTCTGTTTTAAAACAGGATGTAAAAAGATCATTTGGCTCTACTTCACAGTCCAGTAACTTCGCAAAACTTCACAAGAGACCCTACAGGATACAGAAGGCTCGGAAAAGCGTTTCACAGTCATCT AAACTtaactctgctgaaaaaaaagacagctaTGAAACGGAGGATGAAAGTTCATGGGACAATGTTGAACTATGTGATTACACTACACAGTCTGTGGAGGATGAAACTTACAGTGATATTAATCAGGAGCATGTAAACCTATTCCCCATATTCAAAGGTAAAATGGAAGATCATGAAGCTGGTGATAAATCTTCGCTTAGTTATGAGCAGAATGATGGCTTTTATTTCGAGTATTATGAAGATGCTGAGGGTAGTAACTTCCTGCATGATTTGCATGATCCTCAGAATTTAGAAAATGTGGGATCAGCATTGCCAAAGCATAATTCAGTTTTCCATTGGACTGATTTGTCGCTTGAAAAGAAGTCCTGTCCGTACTGTCCAGCAACCTTTGAAACAGGTGTTGGATTGTCCAATCATGTCAGAGGACATCTTCACAGAGCTGGACTAAGCTATGAAGCCCGTCATGTTGTTTCACCAGAACAGATAGCTACAAGTGacaaaatgcagcattttaaaagaactggAACAGGAACTCCTGTTAAACGTGTTAGAAAAG caATTGAGAAATCTGAGACTTCCTCTGAGCATACATGTCAGCTCTGTGGAGGCTGGTTCGATACTAAAATTGGATTGTCTAATCATGTGCGAGGACACCTGAAGAGGCTTGGCAAAACCAAGTGGGATGCACACAAGTCTCCGATCTGTGTTCTGAATGAGATGATGCAAAATGAAGAGAAGTATGAAAAAATCCTAAAGGCTTTGAACAGTCGCCGCATTATTCCCAGACCGTTTGTTGCTCAGAAATTTGCATCAAATGATGACTTTTTATCTCAGAATGTTATACCTCTTGAAGCATACCATAATGGCCTAAAGACTGAAGATACATCTGTGTCTGCATCGGAGGAAGAAGGGCTGAGTTTCCTAAATGAATGTGATGAAACAAAAGCAGTACtacatgatgaaaaaaaaaatccgtcACTTACACTGATAGAACTCCTGAAAAATAAGAGGTTAGGAGAAGAAAGGAATCCTGATATTTCTCCTCAAAAGATTCATAATCAAACAGCAAGAAAGAGGTTTGTTCAGAAATGTGTTCTTCCATTAAATGAAGACAGTCCATTGATGTATCAGCCACAAAAAATGGACTTGACTATGCAGTCAG
- the ZNF644 gene encoding zinc finger protein 644 isoform X4: MDDLEINAEVTGAKEEEEILCDDNFISEEEGGIPKPQESDTSFQKNNTLTLPEELSRDRSEKALSGGQTSLFIHTGAPTVSSENFILSRGTAVNGPVSHSTSTKTSIMNKGSVSLTTGQPVGHHTDSCSTLTVVHDLQLPAKSATQKSNQHQVLFLLPDVAHAKNLTHSIKNLPTSASIGCDSQKSVGNSVDSTLVGQVEVCEDDKNLLVKDDCVDTLTGISSGTGGFRSGCDPSWDPQKEFIQFLMTNEETIEKSPIHCKVGLEKKRKRKMDVSKITRYTEDCFGDTSCIPSKSKLLNVDFLEQNEELQIVEPQKYSLSKVKPESTDEELEAVDAIQQLIYSPTSNCAEDTSPVHTSTFLSNTLKNKCEQNDSESPSTFSTDEPSFYPCTKCNVNFREKKHLHRHMMYHLDGNSHFRHLNVPRPYACRECGRTFRDRNSLLKHMIIHQERRQKLMEEIRELKELQDEGRSARLQCPQCVFGTNCPKTFVQHAKTHEKDKRYYCCEECNFMAVTENELECHRGIAHGAVVKCSIIGSDMSQRKTQKKASLKDPYLGSSKKSSTYMCKMCPFTTSARSILKKHMEYLHPASCIDPFGSHLRLEKRKGSIIEESLDFGSRTKQLIKQSSTFPKNSVLKQDVKRSFGSTSQSSNFAKLHKRPYRIQKARKSVSQSSKLNSAEKKDSYETEDESSWDNVELCDYTTQSVEDETYSDINQEHVNLFPIFKGKMEDHEAGDKSSLSYEQNDGFYFEYYEDAEGSNFLHDLHDPQNLENVGSALPKHNSVFHWTDLSLEKKSCPYCPATFETGVGLSNHVRGHLHRAGLSYEARHVVSPEQIATSDKMQHFKRTGTGTPVKRVRKAIEKSETSSEHTCQLCGGWFDTKIGLSNHVRGHLKRLGKTKWDAHKSPICVLNEMMQNEEKYEKILKALNSRRIIPRPFVAQKFASNDDFLSQNVIPLEAYHNGLKTEDTSVSASEEEGLSFLNECDETKAVLHDEKKNPSLTLIELLKNKRLGEERNPDISPQKIHNQTARKRFVQKCVLPLNEDSPLMYQPQKMDLTMQSENTDCEK, translated from the exons ATGGATGATTTAGAGATAAATGCTGAAGTCACTGGTgctaaagaagaagaagaaatcctATGTGATGATAATTTCATATCTGAGGAAGAGGGTGGCATTCCTAAACCACAAGAGAGTGACACATCATTTCAGAAGAACAATACGTTGACTCTGCCTGAGGAGCTGTCAAGGGACAGATCTGAAAAAGCCTTAAGTGGAGGCCAGACTTCTCTATTTATACACACTGGTGCTCCTACTGTTTCTAGCGAAAACTTTATCTTATCTAGAGGAACTGCTGTTAATGGACCAGTTTCACACTCCACCTCAACTAAGACTTCCATTATGAATAAAGGCAGTGTTTCATTAACCACTGGACAGCCTGTAGGTCATCACACAGATTCCTGCTCAACTTTGACAGTGGTTCATGATCTTCAGCTGCCTGCAAAGAGTGCAACACAGAAATCAAATCAGCaccaagttttatttttgttacctgATGTAGCACATGCTAAGAACCTGACTCATTCCATTAAAAATCTACCTACCTCTGCTTCAATTGGTTGTGATTCACAGAAATCAGTAGGAAATAGTGTAGATAGCACTTTAGTAGGCCAAGTAGAAGTTTGTGAGGATGATAAAAATTTACTAGTAAAAGATGATTGTGTCGATACATTAACAGGCATTTCCTCAGGTACAGGTGGTTTCAGATCGGGATGTGATCCCAGCTGGGATCCACAAAAAGAGTTTATACAGTTTCTTATGACAAATGAAGAAACAATAGAGAAGTCTCCCATTCACTGTAAAGTAGGCTTAGAAAAAAAGcgaaaaaggaaaatggatgtTAGTAAAATAACACGCTATACTGAAGACTGTTTTGGTGATACCAGTTGTATTCCTAGTAAATCAAAACTATTAAACGTTGACTTCTTAGAGCAGAATGAGGAGCTACAAATAGTAGAACCACAAAAATATTCATTGAGTAAAGTAAAGCCTGAATCCACAGATGAAGAGCTGGAAGCTGTTGATGCTATCCAGCAGCTCATTTATAGTCCTACTAGTAACTGTGCAGAAGATACTTCTCCTGTTCACACTAGCACTTTTCTTtccaatactttaaaaaataaatgtgaacagAATGATTCTGAATCTCCATCTACTTTCAGTACTGATGAACCATCATTTTATCCCTGTACAAAGTGCAATGTGAATTTTAGGGAGAAGAAACATCTGCATAGGCATATGATGTACCATTTAGATGGGAACAGTCATTTCCGACATCTCAATGTCCCCAGGCCCTATGCATGTAGGGAATGTGGAAGGACATTCCGAGATCGTAATTCACTTCTTAAACATATGATAATTCACCAGGAAAGAAGGCAGAAACTGATGGAAGAAATCCGTGAGCTGAAAGAACTTCAGGATGAGGGTAGGAGTGCACGGTTACAGTGCCCACAGTGTGTATTTGGTACCAATTGTCCCAAAACATTTGTGCAGCATGCAAAGACCcatgaaaaagataaaagatattATTGCTGTGAGGAATGCAATTTCATGGCTGTGACAGAAAATGAACTGGAATGCCATCGAGGGATTGCTCATGGAGCAGTAGTCAAATGTTCAATTATCGGTAGTGACATGTCccagaggaaaacacagaaaaaggcaTCCTTGAAAGACCCATATTTAGGATCCTCAAAAAAGTCATCGACGTATATGTGTAAGATGTGTCCATTTACTACTTCAGctagaagcattttaaaaaaacacatggaATATTTGCACCCAGCATCATGCATTGATCCCTTTGGTAGCCATCTTagactagaaaaaagaaaaggcagcataATAGAAGAATCTTTAGATTTTGGTAGCAGGACAAAACAGTTGATCAAACAATCTTCTACTTTTCCAAAGAACTCTGTTTTAAAACAGGATGTAAAAAGATCATTTGGCTCTACTTCACAGTCCAGTAACTTCGCAAAACTTCACAAGAGACCCTACAGGATACAGAAGGCTCGGAAAAGCGTTTCACAGTCATCT AAACTtaactctgctgaaaaaaaagacagctaTGAAACGGAGGATGAAAGTTCATGGGACAATGTTGAACTATGTGATTACACTACACAGTCTGTGGAGGATGAAACTTACAGTGATATTAATCAGGAGCATGTAAACCTATTCCCCATATTCAAAGGTAAAATGGAAGATCATGAAGCTGGTGATAAATCTTCGCTTAGTTATGAGCAGAATGATGGCTTTTATTTCGAGTATTATGAAGATGCTGAGGGTAGTAACTTCCTGCATGATTTGCATGATCCTCAGAATTTAGAAAATGTGGGATCAGCATTGCCAAAGCATAATTCAGTTTTCCATTGGACTGATTTGTCGCTTGAAAAGAAGTCCTGTCCGTACTGTCCAGCAACCTTTGAAACAGGTGTTGGATTGTCCAATCATGTCAGAGGACATCTTCACAGAGCTGGACTAAGCTATGAAGCCCGTCATGTTGTTTCACCAGAACAGATAGCTACAAGTGacaaaatgcagcattttaaaagaactggAACAGGAACTCCTGTTAAACGTGTTAGAAAAG caATTGAGAAATCTGAGACTTCCTCTGAGCATACATGTCAGCTCTGTGGAGGCTGGTTCGATACTAAAATTGGATTGTCTAATCATGTGCGAGGACACCTGAAGAGGCTTGGCAAAACCAAGTGGGATGCACACAAGTCTCCGATCTGTGTTCTGAATGAGATGATGCAAAATGAAGAGAAGTATGAAAAAATCCTAAAGGCTTTGAACAGTCGCCGCATTATTCCCAGACCGTTTGTTGCTCAGAAATTTGCATCAAATGATGACTTTTTATCTCAGAATGTTATACCTCTTGAAGCATACCATAATGGCCTAAAGACTGAAGATACATCTGTGTCTGCATCGGAGGAAGAAGGGCTGAGTTTCCTAAATGAATGTGATGAAACAAAAGCAGTACtacatgatgaaaaaaaaaatccgtcACTTACACTGATAGAACTCCTGAAAAATAAGAGGTTAGGAGAAGAAAGGAATCCTGATATTTCTCCTCAAAAGATTCATAATCAAACAGCAAGAAAGAGGTTTGTTCAGAAATGTGTTCTTCCATTAAATGAAGACAGTCCATTGATGTATCAGCCACAAAAAATGGACTTGACTATGCAGTCAG AGAACACTGACTGCGAGAAGTAG